CGCATGAGTTCCATGTACTTGCAGAGTCTGGTGAAGATGCAATCGCATTCAGTGATGAAAGTGACTACGCTGCAAACATTGAAAAGGCAGAAGCACTTGCACCAACTGAAGCTCGCCCAGCGCCAAGTAAAGAACTTAATACGTTTGACACACCAGAAGCTTTCACCATCGCTGAACTAAAAGCAAAACATGGCGTTAAACCACACCGTGGTGTGAAAACACTCATCGTGTATGGTACACCAGACGAAGATGGTAAACGCGGCCTTGTCGCGCTTATCGTTCGTGGCGATCATGACTTAAATGAGCTTAAAGCTGAGAAATTAGCACTTGTGGATTCACCGCTCGAGATGGCGAGCGAAGAAGACATTGTTAACGCTATTGGTGCAAAACCGGGCTCTTTGGGACCTGTCGGCCTTTCAATGCCTATCATTGTCGATCGCAGCGCAGCTGTCATGGCTGATTTTGTTGCCGGTGCAAACAAAGATGGTGTTCACTACAGTGGGATCAACTGGGACAGAGACGTAAGCGCTTATACTGTTGAAGATATCCGTAACGTGGTTGAAGGCGATCCAAGCCCTTGTGGTAAAGGTAAAATCCTTATCAAACGTGGTATCGAAGTAGGCCACGTGTTCCAACTTGGAACTAAGTACTCTGAAGCAATGAAAGCTGGTGTACTTGGCGAAGAAGGGAAAAACCAAACATTAACCATGGGTTGTTATGGTATTGGCGTTTCTCGTATCGTTGCCGCTGCAATCGAGCAAAATAACGATGATTACGGTATCAAATGGCCTGTTGCTATTGCGCCATTTGAGTTGGCAATCGTGCCAATGAATATGCATAAGTCTCACCGTATCCCAGAGATCGCAGAAAAGTTCTATGCAGATCTACAAAATGCGGGGATTGATGTGTTATTCGACGACCGTAAAGAACGTCCGGGCGTTATGTTTAACGATATGGAACTTATCGGTATTCCTTATACCCTAGTGATTGGAGAGCGTAACCTTGATGAAAATAAGGTTGAGCTGAAAAATCGTCAAACTGGCGAAAAACTGATGCTGGATATTGAATCTGCGGTTGAAACAATCGTTAATGCAATTAAAAGCAAATAAGTCTACTTAAAATTGCTTAATAAAAGAGCATACAGGTGTATGCTCTTTTGTCATATTAGCTTCTCCTAACTGCCCCGCCACTGTCATCTTTGCCTCTTAGCATTGTCATTATTACGCTAAAGAGCCAAGCTATGAAAACAACATACTATCCGAGTATTTGGATCTCAGACGTACACTTGGGCTACAAGGACTGTAAAGCGGAGTTCTTGCT
This portion of the Pseudoalteromonas sp. GCY genome encodes:
- a CDS encoding proline--tRNA ligase; this translates as MRTSEYILATLKETPSDAEVVSHQLMLRAGMIRKLASGLYTWLPSGLKVFRKVERIVREEMDKAGAIELLMPVIQPAELWEESGRWEQFGPELLRINDRHGRPFALGPTHEEVITDLVRREINSYKQLPITLYQVSTKVRDEVRPRFGVMRAREFTMKDAYSFHMTDECLEKTYHKMFQAYCNIFDRLGVDYRPVIADSGSIGGNLSHEFHVLAESGEDAIAFSDESDYAANIEKAEALAPTEARPAPSKELNTFDTPEAFTIAELKAKHGVKPHRGVKTLIVYGTPDEDGKRGLVALIVRGDHDLNELKAEKLALVDSPLEMASEEDIVNAIGAKPGSLGPVGLSMPIIVDRSAAVMADFVAGANKDGVHYSGINWDRDVSAYTVEDIRNVVEGDPSPCGKGKILIKRGIEVGHVFQLGTKYSEAMKAGVLGEEGKNQTLTMGCYGIGVSRIVAAAIEQNNDDYGIKWPVAIAPFELAIVPMNMHKSHRIPEIAEKFYADLQNAGIDVLFDDRKERPGVMFNDMELIGIPYTLVIGERNLDENKVELKNRQTGEKLMLDIESAVETIVNAIKSK